The window ATTACGGCTCTTCAAGTTACGAACCGCTTGACTGAGAAATGGCGGAAGAAACGTGACCAAGAAGCTGTGACGAATATATCCGAAGCCCTGACGGAATTGAAGACGCCGGCGACGACTGTTGTAAAAAAGCGTGATTCCGGTGTACGGGTCGCGGGCATCGATAATCTGCTGATCCGGCTTTCTAAATGCTGTAATCCGGTACCTGGCGATGAAATTATCGGTTTTATCACAAAAGGGCGCGGAGTATCTGTGCACCGTGCTGATTGCCCGAATATTGAAAATGAGGACCAAGCCCGGCTGATTTCGGTTGACTGGGATTCTTCGTTCACTGACCGGAAGGAATACAATGTTGATATTGAAATTAGCGGTTACGACAGGCGCGGGTTGTTGAACGAGGTTCTTCAGGCTGTCAATGAAACGAAGACGAACATTACGGCTGTTTCAGGCAAGTCGGACCGAAATAAAGTGGCGACAATCATTATGTCGATTGCCATTCACAATGTCAGCCATTTACACAAGGTTGTTGACAGGATCAAACAAATACCTGAAATATACGCAGTGCGGCGGATTATGAACTAGTATATCGCTGCGCTGCGGTTTTTTTAATTCTTTTGAGACAGGAGATTAAGAAATGAAAGCAGTTGTTCAGCGCAGCAAGCAAGCAAGCGTGACAGTAGATGGGGAAGTAGTCGGCAGTATTCCGAAAGGACTTGTTGTCCTGCTGGGTGTTACTCATGAGGATACAGAAAAGGATGCGGCCTTTTTAGCTGATAAAATTGCGAATTTGCGGATTTATGAGGATGAGGAAGGCAAAATGAACTTGTCGCTTCTTGATGTCGGCGGCGATATTTTGTCAGTTTCCCAATTTACGCTCTATGGAGATTGCCGAAAAGGCAGGCGCCCAAATTTCATGGCAGCGGCCAGGCCTGAAGTTGCAAATGGCCTTTATGAAACGTTCAACAGCATGCTCCGGGACAAAGGAATCACTGTCGAAACGGGCCGATTTGGCGCAATGATGGATGTCAGCCTTGTGAATGATGGTCCAGTTACACTAATTATAGATAGCAAAGCTTGAAACATAAGCCAAGCGGCTTCGCGATAGCAAAATCCGCCTCGAGCCAGGCAAAGACCCGCCTTTCTCTGCGATGTTAATTCAAGGATGCTTCCCTTTGTGTCCCTGCGATAATAATTCTCAGGAGCTTCCCTTTGTGGAAAAAGATGTAAAAAGGGGCGGCCAGTATAAATTCTGATGATATAAAAACACCCGCCGAGGTTGTTGGCGGGTGTTCGTTTTGGTTGGAGTTATTTTTCCTTGAAATAGCGGGCAAGCCCGTTCACAATTCCTGTCGATGCACTTTCCTGGAATTGGTTGCTTAGGACACCCATTTCCTCGGACGCATTGCTCAGGAAACCAAGCTCAATGAGGGCTGCTGCCTGCTTGTTTTCCCTTATTACATGATAATCGCCGAAGCGGGCGTTCCGATTTTTTGATTTTGTTTCAGTAACCGTTGCTGAATGGACTGTTTCAGCGAGTTTCTTTTGATAGGAATGATAATAATAGGTGGTCATTCCGCGTACTGTTCTGTCGTTAATAGAATCATAATGGATTGAAATGAATGCGTCCGCACCATTTATATGCGCAGAGCTGACCCTTGAAGGCAGCGAATAATACGTATCGCGGCTCCGCGTCATCACAACTTTGGCACCGTGCTTTGTGAGCTTACTGGTTAAGAGGTTCGCAGTCTTTAATGTTAGGCCTTTTTCGTATGTACCTCTTACCCCGATGGTACCAGTATCAATTCCGCCATGGCCGGGGTCAATAACAATTACTTTGTTTTTTAGGTATGAAAAACCATCTTCCTTACTGATTTGAGGTGCACTGCCAGATACCTGGACAATCCAGCCTGCGATAAAACCGCTAGAGCCATTCTTGAGCTCGATTTCGTACCAGCTGCCCGACACTTTCTTAACTTTGAATTGTTCACCCTTGTTTCCACGGGCAATCACTTTTGCATTCAATTCCGGCTTTTGACGGATGTTGCTTCCGTCATGGAGGATAGTCACCTTGCTTTCATTGACTTCCTTGCCAGTATTGCCGGCAGCATTGCCTGGTTCCTCGGCAGCCTTAACAAGGTACCAGCCTGCCACCCAGCCATATTTGCCTTTTTGGTATTCAATTTTGGCCCAGCTATTCTTTTCTTCAAGTATGCTGAACTTCTGGCCTTTTTTGACTGTCGCAATAATCTTCCCGTCCAAAGAACCTGCGTTTCTGACACTGAGTGCTGTCGCTGTTACAGTTCCGATAATACCCGTGGAATTTTTCCCAGAGTTCGGGCTCTCTTCTTGCGCTGATAAAAATTCAGAGCTTACCCAACCTATTTTTCCATTTGAGAATGAGATTTTCGACCAGCCGTTTGATTCTGACAAGACTTCTACTTTGGCGCCCTGCTTTAGCTTCCCGGCAACGGCAGCTTTGGATGAAGGAGTTGTGCGCACATTCAAAATATCTGCGTTTACAACTTTTATTTTCGTCTTAGCCGCTGATGTTGCTGGTGCAGTTCCTGTTGTTTTTCCTGGTGAGCCTGTCTCTTTCAGGAATTCACTTGAAACCCAGCCGCTGCCGCGTTTACTTTCGATCTTACTCCAAAGTCCAGAGTTTTCGAGGATAGTAACCTGCTCGCCCATTGTCAATGAACCTGTCATCGAATAGTTGGTTCCTGGTCCACTCCTAATTCGAAGCTTGTCCGCTGTAATAATCGCGGTTGTATTGGTTTTGGAAGCGGCTTGCTGGCGGTTCACCAGCCAATTGGCAGCCCAGCCGGTTTTTCCTGTGGAAAGTCTGAGCTGCATCCATTCTCCTTTTTCTGAGAGGACGGTAAAAACTGCTCCCTTTTTTACAGTAGCAACAACACTGTAGCTTAAGCCGGGACCGCTCCTGATATTAAGGCCGTCAACCGCTGCGGTGACAGTAATCCCTGCAGCGTATTCCTTTAATGGGAAGACAGCCCCGATAAGCAGGACACAGCAGGCAGCGAGCAAAAATATTTTCCTTCCCATTGGACACCTCCTACTTACCTTTTATTGTAGCGGAAAATTGTCCCAGTTTCATTGGTTTTTTCATTTTTCTAGCCAAATTCTATTTTGGGAGGGACCAAAAGCGCTGGTATGGCGGACTGTATTGAAATGATTTTAAGACATGCTATTGAAATCGTTTTGACTTGTTTTTCGGCATGAAATGGTTCCAAGAGAGGCTATTGGCGTTGTTTTGACTCGGTTTTCGGTTTGAAACGATACTAAGAGAGGCTATTGAAATTGTTTTGTTAGGGGTTACTTTCTTAAAATGATTCCAATACCAAGTTCAATATTTGTTTTCCCTGAAGTCAAGGAAATTGTTGTCCCAGTACATACCTAGTATACGAACCAAAAACTGAAGAAATTTATCACCGGACCTCGAAACTTTTTCATGTGATTGGGAACACTAGAAAAATAGTCATGTGATGGAGGGGTGCAGAAAATGAGATTCAGCGACAAAGGCATGCATGCGCATTCAGGGGAAAAGGGAGTATTTGGGGTAGATTTCCATGATTTTATCGAAAAGGAACAAAATTCGGGCACGTATGAGCTGGCTAGTGAATTTGGGTTGACCATCCGTGATGTCCGAAAACTGAAAAAACGGCTTGAGAGATCGTAATTCGGCTTGACAACAAGCGTTGAGGTCTTTATCATAAAATAAATAAAGCGAAGGCACCTTTGTTGCTTCGCTGCTATAGGTATACGGATAGAACCGTTGATGGAGCATAGTAATCAACCCAAAAGCCATGTTCAGAGAGGGAGGGTCCCGGGCTGAAAGCCTTCCCGCATGCAGGATTGATGAATGAACACTCCGGAGGTTTCCCCCTGAAAAATGCAGTAGGGGGTGAACGTTGCAGGCGTTAACTGTAAATGAGGAAGCCCAGATTTATGGGTTTCAATTAGGGTGGCACCACGGGAATCAAAACTCTCGTCCCTTGTTTAGGAATAAACAGGGGAGGGGAGTTTTTTTATTTTGCATTTTGTTTTTTAACATTGGCGATTGAAGCAGCAAGAGCAGAAATCAACAGTGTTGTTTAACATAATCTTATTTTAAAAAGAATCCATGGTTGGCGGCCTTAAAGGTTTTGTTGTAGCTATACAAATAGAATTCCTATCATCGGTCCATCAAAAGGGCCATTCCATGATAAATATAAAGAAATATTAGGAGGAATCCACATGACGATCAATATTCCAAGGGGAACCCAGGATATCCTGCCAGGGCAGGTGGAAACGTGGCAATTGATTGAAGAAACAGCGCGCAAGCTTTGCAAAGTCTTTCAATACCAGGAAATCAGGACGCCTGTTTTTGAACATACAGAACTTTTTAGCCGAGGAGTCGGTGACACAACAGATATCGTAACGAAGGAAATGTATACCTTCGAAGACCGCGGCGGCAGAAGCCTTACCCTCCGCCCTGAAGGGACTGCCTCAACAGTCCGTGCTTATGTAGAAAAGAAAATGTTCGGATATGCCGATCAGCCTGTAAAGCTTTACTATATGGGACCAATGTTCCGCTATGAACGCCCGCAGGCTGGCCGATTCCGCCAGTTTGTACAGTTCGGAGTCGAGGCGCTTGGCAGCAACGACCCGGCCATTGATGCGGAAGTAATTTCGCTGGCAATGGCTTTATACAGCGAGTTGGGACTGAAAAAATTGAAGCTAGTTATCAACAGCCTAGGCGACAAGGAAAGCCGGAAGGACCACAGGGAAGCGCTTGTCAGCCACTTTCAGCCGCGGATCGGAGAATTTTGCAGCGATTGCCAAACTAGGCTTGAGAAAAACCCGCTTAGAATCCTTGACTGCAAAAAGGACCGCGACCACGAGTTAATGAAGTCGGCTCCATCAATAGTCGATTATCTTAACGAAGAATCCCGTTCCTATTTTGAAAAGGTTCAGGAATATCTTAAACAACTGGATATTTCATTCGAGGTTGACCCGAATCTTGTCCGGGGCCTTGATTATTATAACCACACAGCCTTTGAGATTATGAGTGAAGCAGAGGGCTTTGGCGCGATCACCACTCTCGCTGGCGGCGGCCGCTATAATGGCCTGGTTGAGGATCTTGGAGGTCCCGAAACAGCAGGAATCGGCTTTGCTTTGAGTATAGAAAGGTTCATAGCCGCCCTGGAAGCAGAGAAAGTCGAGCTTCCGGTCAAGCGGGAAATAGATGTCTACATCGTTTCTCTAGGTGAAAAGGCAAAGGACTATTCAGTCGGTTTGCTGCAGCAGCTTCGCAGAGAGGGGATTTCCGCCGAACGCGACTATTTGAACAGGAAGCTTAAGGCCCAATTCAAGGCTGCCGACCGGTTGAATGCCCGATTTGTTGCAGTACTGGGTGACGATGAGCTAGATAAAGGTGTTATCAATTTGAAAGATATGGTTTCCGGCGACCAGAAAGAAGTAGAACTAGCTTCTTTTGTAAAAATGTTCGGGGAACTGCAAGGATAAGGAGGAATAATAATGTACGGAAGAAGTTATTTTTGCGGCGAAGTTCCGCATGCTGCTATAGGAGAAAAAGTTACTTTAAAAGGATGGGTTCAGAAGCGCCGGGACCTCGGAGGCCTAATCTTTGTAGACTTGCGTGACCGGACAGGCATTGTCCAGGTTGTTTTCAATCCAGACCAGCAGAGTGACGTCCATAAGATTGCCGAGAAGTTCCGCAGCGAGTATGTCCTTAATGTGGTCGGCACAGTTGTGGCCCGTGATGAAGGGACGATCAATGAGAACATATCTACAGGAAAGATTGAAATAATCGCCGAGAGTGTAACGATTATCAATGAAGCGAAGACTCCGCCTTTCCTTATTTCCGATAAAACAGATGCATCTGAGGATGTTCGCCTGAAATACAGGTATCTTGACTTCCGGCGCCCGGTGATTTTCAATACTTTAAAAATGCGCCACCAGGTGACAAAAACTATCCGTGAATTTCTTGATGGAGAAGGCTTCTTGGATATTGAAACACCGATTTTGACAAAAAGCACTCCTGAAGGCGCGCGTGACTACCTCGTCCCAAGCCGGGTCCATCCAGGAGAATTCTATGCACTGCCGCAATCTCCACAGCTGTTCAAGCAGCTGCTGATGGTTGGAGGAGTGGAACGGTATTACCAGATTGCCCGCTGTTTCCGTGATGAGGACCTTCGTGCCGACCGCCAGCCGGAATTCACGCAAATCGATATCGAAACCAGCTTTATGAGCCAGGATGATATTATCGGAATGATGGAGCAGATGATGTCCAAGCTTTTGAAAGAAGTAAAGGGTGTTGAAATTCCTGCCGAGTTCCCTCGTATGAAATATGAGGAAGCCATGTCCCGATATGGATCTGACAAACCTGACACACGCTTTGGCATGGAACTGAAGGACCTGTCCGAAGCAGTAGCAGGATCTGGTTTCAAAGTATTCGCATCAGCTGTTGAAAATGGCGGACAGGTGAAGGCGATCGCTGTAAAAG is drawn from Bacillus sp. FJAT-18017 and contains these coding sequences:
- the dtd gene encoding D-aminoacyl-tRNA deacylase, with the translated sequence MKAVVQRSKQASVTVDGEVVGSIPKGLVVLLGVTHEDTEKDAAFLADKIANLRIYEDEEGKMNLSLLDVGGDILSVSQFTLYGDCRKGRRPNFMAAARPEVANGLYETFNSMLRDKGITVETGRFGAMMDVSLVNDGPVTLIIDSKA
- a CDS encoding SH3 domain-containing protein, which produces MGRKIFLLAACCVLLIGAVFPLKEYAAGITVTAAVDGLNIRSGPGLSYSVVATVKKGAVFTVLSEKGEWMQLRLSTGKTGWAANWLVNRQQAASKTNTTAIITADKLRIRSGPGTNYSMTGSLTMGEQVTILENSGLWSKIESKRGSGWVSSEFLKETGSPGKTTGTAPATSAAKTKIKVVNADILNVRTTPSSKAAVAGKLKQGAKVEVLSESNGWSKISFSNGKIGWVSSEFLSAQEESPNSGKNSTGIIGTVTATALSVRNAGSLDGKIIATVKKGQKFSILEEKNSWAKIEYQKGKYGWVAGWYLVKAAEEPGNAAGNTGKEVNESKVTILHDGSNIRQKPELNAKVIARGNKGEQFKVKKVSGSWYEIELKNGSSGFIAGWIVQVSGSAPQISKEDGFSYLKNKVIVIDPGHGGIDTGTIGVRGTYEKGLTLKTANLLTSKLTKHGAKVVMTRSRDTYYSLPSRVSSAHINGADAFISIHYDSINDRTVRGMTTYYYHSYQKKLAETVHSATVTETKSKNRNARFGDYHVIRENKQAAALIELGFLSNASEEMGVLSNQFQESASTGIVNGLARYFKEK
- the hisS gene encoding histidine--tRNA ligase, translated to MTINIPRGTQDILPGQVETWQLIEETARKLCKVFQYQEIRTPVFEHTELFSRGVGDTTDIVTKEMYTFEDRGGRSLTLRPEGTASTVRAYVEKKMFGYADQPVKLYYMGPMFRYERPQAGRFRQFVQFGVEALGSNDPAIDAEVISLAMALYSELGLKKLKLVINSLGDKESRKDHREALVSHFQPRIGEFCSDCQTRLEKNPLRILDCKKDRDHELMKSAPSIVDYLNEESRSYFEKVQEYLKQLDISFEVDPNLVRGLDYYNHTAFEIMSEAEGFGAITTLAGGGRYNGLVEDLGGPETAGIGFALSIERFIAALEAEKVELPVKREIDVYIVSLGEKAKDYSVGLLQQLRREGISAERDYLNRKLKAQFKAADRLNARFVAVLGDDELDKGVINLKDMVSGDQKEVELASFVKMFGELQG
- the aspS gene encoding aspartate--tRNA ligase; this encodes MYGRSYFCGEVPHAAIGEKVTLKGWVQKRRDLGGLIFVDLRDRTGIVQVVFNPDQQSDVHKIAEKFRSEYVLNVVGTVVARDEGTINENISTGKIEIIAESVTIINEAKTPPFLISDKTDASEDVRLKYRYLDFRRPVIFNTLKMRHQVTKTIREFLDGEGFLDIETPILTKSTPEGARDYLVPSRVHPGEFYALPQSPQLFKQLLMVGGVERYYQIARCFRDEDLRADRQPEFTQIDIETSFMSQDDIIGMMEQMMSKLLKEVKGVEIPAEFPRMKYEEAMSRYGSDKPDTRFGMELKDLSEAVAGSGFKVFASAVENGGQVKAIAVKGGAAKYSRKDIDALGEFAGVYGAKGLAWLKVEADGLKGPIAKFFSEEDGEAIKAITEAEVGDLLLFVADRKSVVADALGALRLKLGRELELIDQSKFNFLWVTDWPLLEYSEEDGRYYAAHHPFTMPFREDLDLLDENPAEVRAQAYDLVLNGYELGGGSLRIFEAQIQEKMFKVLGFSEEEAREQFGFLLEAFEYGTPPHGGIALGLDRLVMLLAGSTNLRDTIAFPKTASASDLLTNAPGEVSHAQLDELHLALALKTKNEKA